Genomic window (Salvelinus fontinalis isolate EN_2023a chromosome 3, ASM2944872v1, whole genome shotgun sequence):
AACTTCGGAATCCTGTCAAGATTAAATTAATATTTTAGAAAGGAAAATAAGATTGTTATGTGACTGATGTAAATAAAGAACAAAAATAATATAGAAATACATACGCTTCCAGCAATCTGCGAGAATAGACGTTTGAAGTAGGGATCCACATCACCCTCTGTAATATCAGGCTAGAAAGGGTAaaagaataaataaaaaaacattcatGAATCTCTGTTTAAATATTATGTTGCACTTGGAATTTGCAGCCGGAAACATAACTCAGGAAGCATAAAAACAAAATTGTGTTGGAAGATGTTGAGATCAAAAGACAAGAAATAACTATGATGTACCTCATCAACTTCCCCACTGATATCCTCTTCCATTGGACTGCAACAAAACACATACAAAGATATACATATAACATACACCATATGATAAACGCGTCAAGTTTTTACATGTGTTTGTCATTGTGCCCTGGTAACAAAGCTACATTTTCAAATGTATGATCGAACTCATGTAAGTGTAAATAATGTCACGTTGCTTCCTTAGCGAGTACCACGTCCTCCTGATTCGGCTCATACCGAGGCTCGAACCCAGGACCTCTGCCTCACAAACTCACGTGACCGCCCTCCTGAACCATCTTACCCAGCCACACCATAAAAAAAATTGTCAGCACAAGTGGATTCCCATTTGCTatataggcctacattattttTTGGATTCCCATTTGCTatataggcctacattattttttttaaacactacCGTGTTACTACATAGTCCTACATTATATAAAACGTTACAGTGTTCACAACAGCATCTAGAAACATAAAACCAAGAATGTTAATAAAACAATAAGACACATATGGATCTATTCACATGCCTTACGACTTTGCAACATTTCGAAAGGCTTAATAATTGATTTCCAATAATCACTATAAAAATGGTAAAGTCCCACTCTATTGCAGGCTGTATAACCTCTTTATAAACGCGGGCCCCACCTGGTGGCAGCATGCTTCTCGGAGAAGACTCTCAAGAGGAAGCTGCCCTTCTTGTGCGGCTCAAACGTGGAGGGGATGATGACGTACTCCCCGGGGGGCAGCGTGAAGCGGTCACAGATCTCCCGCAGGTTGATGAAGGTATTGCTCATTGCCACAGACTTCTGTCTCAGCAGCACATCTGGGCCCAGGTGGATGTTGGTGCGGCCCTTATACTGCCATCAAACACAGAGGATAGGGCCTTTTGACTGTAGTCTACATTGTGGCATTATACATTGGTTTCAAACAACATATTACCTTACTTTTTGTGCATTAGACACTGTACTCATATTTTGGCTCATAAGTTGAGAATGTGATATGAACAGATCAGCATGAAAATGGCcttatactgtatctataattaTGTTTGAGTTTATTTCTTTGTAAGTGATTATGTACCATACATACCTCATCAGGAAcctgaaaaacaaacaaaaacaaaacaaacatcagAATATTAACAGATTTgaccattttattttaaaatggattaagtcAGGGGTAGCCAACTCTCCTCTCGGAGAGCTACTGGGTATGCATGCATTTGCTCCAGACCTGCTCGAAAACACCTGATTCAGCGAATTCAGGATATCATAAACAGCTGATTTGTAGAAATTCAGTTTTttctgtgttttgtatcatattgtacaacagctgattaaACTAACACGgtaaaagtgtaaaacaaatattatcagtgttattttctgatagttgctggttgaaaaaaCAATTTTAACAGGACCTTCTAATTAGCAGGTTTTGCATGGGTGGAGTTTTGGTttacctggtgacatcaccaggcggtgtacatttatagaccaataacaaagagagttccaaacctctctaccgataacagctagttttcaggttacatatccctcccattaggcccctcactcagaccactcccagacagtcctagcaaaagtcTTGCTTGTGAAGTAGTTTTTTTTCTAAAAAAAAATGCTGTTTGTTTCTTTTACAATTTTAATGGAAAAGTATTACACTAAGGTAcatcattgttacccagaaattatttaatATTGAGATAGAAATGGCTGCATTGGCACTATAAggcagggctggaacaaaagcctgcataccCAGGTGGAGGGTTGGCCAGTTATGGATTAAGTGGATAAATTCACTCTGGGGTGGTGATGTTGCACCTGGTATATGGAAAATCCAATGGTGTTGAGGTCCCGGCTGAACCTCCTCTCTTTGCGGCCGTCTTTTTGCATGAGGCCCACCAAGAAGGTGCAGCCATTCTTGCCATCAAGAGGGTCATCATCCACATCATCCAATTTAATGGCAAACTGGGGGTTAGAGCAGAATGTGGCTGCAGAGAAATGGGTGAGAAAAAAGATTAGTGACTAATCGAGGCAACACTATCAGAGTTGCCAGGTTTAGCTACAATGTCCAGTCTATGACCACTCAACACCTGCCCAAAAGGCCTGAAAACTAGCCTCAAGAGAGGAGTTGCCACATGTATAGAATAAGTGTCTCCATATTAGCTAGCTAGTGCTGTTAGTTCCTCGTTCTCACATCACTTGTCATGGCGTGCGCGCGTGCTGCTTTCCTCTCACTCCCGTGATTTAGCTGCCTGCTGCAGCGCtcgtctcaacacacacacacacacacacacactcctctggccCACACACTCACTCATGAACAGCCTGCCTCATTTTCTGATAATCAGAAGCAGCAGGTCACAGTGAAATTAATAGACTCCAAAAATAAGAGAAATGCCATGGTGGCCGCAGTGCAATTTAGAAGTAGCCCAAAAACGCGCAACCCATGACCAATTAATTTTCACTAGCAACATTTTGCCGGAAAATCGTGGACATTGCTACCCTGAACACTATACCCTTTATACTCTAACCCAGTGCTCAATTTGAGCCTCTCTGTTTTGGAGTTTTGCTTCCGGAAACTATTTGGCTGAATCCCGTACCTCTCGTGGCATGAATTTATTTTCTTTCGCCTTTTTGCAATGTAAAATTCAAATAAAAGCGTTCGAGAATGCCTATTCGTTCATTCTCATGCCCCCACAAAATAACGTAATGTGAAAAGGTTGATTTTCCGCCGGTCCTTAATATTCTAAGAGTTGATTTCGGTTGGGCCGGCCCGGGTTTATGGTTTGCGCAACATTGTAACCTATGTTTGAGACCAACGCGCAGACGTGGCTGTGTGAGAAGCGCGCCAGTATCTCTCACATAGGTAGAATGAGATTCACTTTCTATGATCCCTcgctgctctgatagacatgaatgagcctgcaactctcatctctctaGCGTTGCATGtcatcatttatttccttatagaatcaTCGCCACGCGAAGGGTTCTGAAGGAACTGCAGCACCCCTTATacattgaaatacatttgccaaagcttcataattactgctgtctgttcagaaataaatgaaatcgttcagaatagcctactacacAACGATAAGGtctataatttagccacagaggatcaatagatttttttttttaaatagcctagctgtggattgtaacCGCACATTCCTGACTGGGGAAAATCTGTCAGTGAAAAAACACCATGCAGACAAAACAagcctttcaaatcaaatcaaatcaaactttatttgtcatatgcgtTGAATAgagtgaagaaaatatttaccaaataaactaaagtaaaaagtaacaaaataaaataacaataacaaggctatatacagggggtaccgagtcaatgtgtggggtacaggttagttgaggtaatttgtacaagtaggtaggggtgaagtaactatccatagataataaacagcgagtagcagcagtgtaaaaaccaaATGTacagggccgtacgcactaccctctgtagcaccttacggtcagatgccgagcagttaccacaccaggcagtgatgcaaccggtcaggatgctctcgatggtgcagttgtagaactttttgagggtctggggacccatgatagtttgttggtgatgtggactccaaggaacttgaaactctcgacccgctccgctacagccccgtcaatgttaatggggcctgttcggcccgccttttcctgtagtccacgatcagcccctttgtcttgctcacattgagggagacgttgttataggctgtctcatcattgtcggtgatcaggcctgccagtgttgtgtcgtcagcaaccttaatgatggtgttggagtcgtgtttggtgttggagtcgtgtttggccttgcagtcatgggtgaacagggagtacaggaggggactaagcacatacccctgaggggccccagtgttgaggatcagcatggcagatgtgttgttgcctacccttaccaccttggggaggcccgtcaggaagtccaggatccagttagctcagtgatgagctttgtgagtACTCTGGTGTTatactctgagctgtagtcaatgaacagcattctcacataggtgttccttttgtccaggtgggaaagggcagtgtggagtgtgattgagattgtgtcatctgtggatctattggggcggtatgcgatttGAAGTTGGTCTAGGGtatctgggaggatgctgttgatgtgagccatgaccaacctttcaaagcacttcattgcaaccaacgtgagtgctacagggcagtaatcatttaggcaggttacctttgcttccttgggcacagggactatggtggtctgcttgaaacatgtaggtattacatattacagactgggtcagggagaggttgaaaatgtcagtgaagacacttgccagttagtccgtgcatgctttgagtacatgtcctggtcaTCTTTCTGTCCCCACGGCTTtataaatgttgacctgtttaaaggtttcaCAATATTTTAAATTGAGGGAAACACAGGTTGTAAAGCAAATGTctactgctgaaaagagaagactatgCTGTAGGttaccaaaatatttgatcaacttccaaatattgttttacaaaagagagagagataggcttTTGGCATGAGCGCATCGGCCATCACCAGCAAGTGAGCtggcatcattgggtgagtcagtggaACTGGAAAGCATTTTTAGGGCAATCATTTCCTCTTCATATTGTAGCCTACGATATGTGTCTCCATACACCTGggcctaggctattgatggattcaagacaaggtcaTTTTTATTTTTCTCATATTTTCGCAGCCTGCCATTTCGATTATTTTTAGTGGTATTAAAAAATATTCTGCCGAAGTCTCCAGTTATGTAAAATaacgtagaattgcatgaaatgcgtttatAAAATGCCACATTTTTCCCGGGCCCTAGAATACTAATGTTAAAATGTTCTCCATGTGTCCAACTTCTGtaagtgcctctactctactgctctatgccCCGACGCAAATGCGATGCTATGAATGCAATGGTTTATTATAACGTTTCTTTTAATGCATTCCGATACCTCAGAACTCCCCAGGTCACCCCACTCTTGCGCTCACTTTTTGTTCTGGAACCTCCCGATTTACAAATTAAGAACTGCTCTTACCATAACGGTAACCATAATATAACTCATCAGCTGTACATGAATATTGCAGATAGGATTAGTGCAAATAGGCAAGCAGCACAAAATCTCTTAAAAGTAGTTTTAATACCTACTGGATGTAATGTTATATTATTAGAGATTGACAGGTACTGTACCTGCATTGTTCCTGCATCCTCCAGCGGTAGAGCCTACCCTCCACATCCCCTCAAACTGGTAGTGGTTCCAGCGACCCACTTCATCACTGACCAGCGTGTCTGGAGTTAGGTTGCAGATCTCCAGCTTGGAGTACTGCCTTAGGAAATCAGAGTAGGCCATCCTGGATAAGGAACAAGGAGTAGGTTGGTACCATGCACATAAAATATAGAGGAATATATATTTTATGTATGACATTTGAAAGAGACAAGaatggaaataaacactttttttaaTGTTACAATCAAAAGTTATTTTATGCCAGCTGTTAGACTATATCGTTCTAATGAAAGTGTTATACTGTAGCAAACAATATAATTGGGGTGTTTAATACAGTGCAATACCAATAGAAAAAAAATAACAGTTTCACCAAAACTCTCCATCTTCTGCAGAGTGGTCTAGCTTGGATTTCTCCTCCGGCCGTACTCCATCCCATTCCCTGGAACTAATGAGAGAAAGAGTTTAAGCTTGTCAGGTGGCTTCCCCAAGTGGTATTACAACATCAGGGAATTACACAACCAAATAAATATGCTTTCTTGGAGGCTAACCAACAGCTTTCTCCCAGAAATTGTCAACACAGTATCACCATTTTTAAAGCTtaaagtgcatttggaaagtattcagaacccttaaCTTTTCAAATTtggtttgtcacgtgcgctgaatacagcaagtgtataccttacagtgaaatgcttacttacacgcccccttaaccaacaatgcagtttaaagaaaaataagtgtaaagtaaaaaatagataagtacgtttaaaacattttaaaaaattaagTAACAAATGATTAACGAGCAGCAGTAAagtaacagtagtgaggctatatacagggggtaccggtacagagtcaatgtgcgggggcaccggttagtagaggcaattgaggtaatatgtacatgtaggtagagttaaagataataaacagagagtagcagcagcgtaaaagaggggggcaatgcaaatagtctgggtaaccatttgattagctgttcaggagtcttatggcttggtagaagctgttaagaggccttttagacctagacttggcgctccggtaccgcttgccgtgcgatagcagagagaactctgctcctgagtggcgcagggtCTAAGTTACtgaatctcagtgcaagaggcatcactgcatTCCCTgcttcgaatccaggctgtatcacatctggccgtgattgggagtcccatagggcagcgcacaattggcccagcgtcgtccaggtttggtcgggttaggccatcattgaaaataagaatttgttcttaactgacttgcctagttaaataaaggttttaggtccttcctctgacaccgcctggtatagaggtcctggatggcaggaagcttggccccagtgatgtactgggccgtacacactaccctctgtagtggcttgcggtcggaggccgagcagttgccataccaggcagtgatgcaaccggtcaggatgctctcgattggtcatctcctttgtcttgatcaggtggagggagaggttgttttcctggaaccacacggccaggtctctgacctcctccctataggctgtctcatcattgtcggtgatcaggcctaccactgttgtgtcatctgcaaacttaatgatgctgctggagtcgtgcctggccatgcagtcatgagtaaacagggattacaggaggggattgagcacgcacccctgaggggcccccatgttgagggtcagcgcgGTAGAcgtgttgttccctacccttaccacctgggggcagcccgtcacgAAGTCCAGTTGCCGAGGGAGGTGTttcgtcccagggtccttagcttattgatgagctttgagggcatattggtgttgaacgctgagctgtagtcaattaatagcattctctcacataggtgttcctttcgtccaggtgggaaagggcagtgtggagtgcaatagagattgcgtcatctgtggatctgttggggcggtatacaaattggagtgggtctatggtttctgggataatggtgttgatgtgagccatgaccagactttcaaagcacttcatggctacagacgtgactGCTATGGGTCGGTAcccttttggtacccttccacagatctgtgcctcgacacaatcctgtctcggagctctatggacaattccttcgacctcatggcttggtttttgctctaacatgcattgtcaactgtgggatcttatatagacaggtgtgtgcctttccaaatcctgtccagtcaattgactttaccacaggtggactgatcagtggaaacagaatgcaccagagctcaatatGGAGGCTCAtggcaaggggtctgaaaacttatgtaaataaggggtttctgttttttaattttcaaacatttgcagcaagttctgaaaacctgttttcacttttttattatggggtattgtgtttagattgatgatgattttttatttatttaatcaattttagaacaaggctgtaatgtaacaaaatgcggaaaaagtcaagggatctgaatactaccagaatgcactgtatagaccTGCAATTAAGTGTTGTATAattgtttgttgtgtgtgtgccaCAACATTCCAAAATGGTTATATCGTCAATAACGTTGCTCAACACTGCTACAAATTTAGTTATTTACTCACTCATCGCTCCAGGCACCCGTCCACTCCACCTGACCCCAGGGGTTTCTGATCCTCACCAGCTCAACTGGAGTCCCATGCAGGTGTACCTTCATTCAACACGAAAATTAGACAGCCTGTTACGATTGACAAGAGGCTACCTGGCTATCTTATCTTGTTGCAAAACACACGTCATCTATTAACGTCATCCATCATGATCTGTTGTCTAAAATACGTATTTTTTAAATGATCTATGTGCCGTGTCATAAAAGGACATAGTAATAATAGTATGTCAGTTagaatactactaataatatcaTTGTCTTTTTTATGACATTGTTACAGAGACAACATTAAGTTTAATGTTACCAAAGCAGTCTTTTTAAAACAGTTCAACTCATTGAACTGTTAAAAAGGCTGAACACATTATATTAACTTATTTTACTTCTCCTTGATAGTTTTATGTACTGAGAAAAGGCTTATTCTTACCTCTTCTGCTGCAGTGATTGAGTATGCGTGCCCCTTCACCAGCTTCTGACGAGTAACTGCCTCCGTCTCGTACGCACTTGTTATCTACAGTACCCCAGAACACTACATATCAAAACTGTTTACCGCTACTGCATACTCTAATTTATTAATGTAGGACCGATCCAAACAGATGTAtaattatgtatatatatttcttGGTTCTTGTAATGTACAACTGGAATATTATGTATTTAAAGATGACTCATCAAAAACACCCTTACATCAATGGAGCAGCCCAAAAGAGAACCCAGCCCCAGGGCCTTCTTCATGATTTGGAACAGGTACTGTGGGGCTTTGCTAAGATTATATGTCTCAGCGATGCCCCCAGTAAAGTCCTCAAAGCCTTCTGTGGTGGAGCCCCCAGACAAGGCCTCATAGGAACTGTTGACTCTACAAAGAAAATAAGAGTTTGATTATGTTTGGTTATATCAAAATCAAATATATTGTCATCAACACAACACATCCCTTGAAAAAAACAAAGTAAGAATCAATCTTTGTTTAATCATGAAAACCTGTCAGAAAACGCACATCAAACAAAACAGGTGATTgaattgaacacttttttggttactacatgataaagggaacacttaaacaacacaatgtaactccaagtcaatcacacttctgtgaaatcaaactgtccacttaggaagcaacactgattgacaataaatttcacatgctgttgtgcaaatggaatagacaaaaggtagaaattataggcaattagcaagacacccccaataaaggagtgattctgcaggtggtgaccacagaccacttctcagttcctatgcttcctggctgatgttttggtcacttttgaatgctggcggtgctctcactctagtggtagcatgagacggagtctacaacccacacaagtggctcaggtagtgcagctcatccaggatggcacatcaatgcgagctgtggcaagaaggtttgctgtgtctgtcattgtagtgtccagagcgtggaggcgctaccaggagacaagccagtacatcaggagacgtggaggaggccgtaggagggcaacaacccagcagcaggaccgctacctccgcctttgtacaaggaggagcactactagagccctgcaaaatgacctccagcaggccacagagcccttgtgagaccatatgctgacacatgcacatttgtggcctgctggaggtcattttgcagggctctggtagtgctcctccttgcacaaaggcggaggtagcggtcctgctgctgggttgttgcccttctacggcctcctccacgtctcctgatgtactggcctgtctcctggtagcgcctccatgctctggacactacgctgacagacacagcaaaccttcttgccacagctcgcattgatgtgccatcctggatgagctgcactacctgagccacttgtgtgggttgtagactccgtctcatgctaccactagagtgagagcaccgccagcattcaaaagggaccaaaacatcagccaggaagcataggaactgagaagtggtctgtggtcaccacctgcagaatcactcctgttttggggggtgtcttgctaattgcctataatttccaccttttgtctattccatttgcacaacagcatgtgaaatttattgtcaatcagtgttgcttcctaagtggacagtttgatttcacagaagtgtgattgacttggagttacattgtgttgtttaagtgttccctttatttttttgagcagtgtatatatattttatgtcTCAGGACAATATTGTGCATTTAAGCAACTTTTTTTTGCCTCAGTGCAACGTTGTTTAGTTAGGCTACTTTTCAGGGCAATTCAGTATCATGCTCAATGAAAGACATGTAATttgatgtaaaaaaataaataattgccaACGTATCCCCTGACATTCACAGGCAATGAACACAGGGACATTCTATGGGCGAAAGGAGCCTAATCGAGCAGTTATGATCATACCCTATGGTAGTGAGGACAGTGAGCTTGAAGACCATGACAACGATGAAGAATGGACCCCAGAATCAGGTTTGAGAGGCTGTGAAATATTAGTTTATGCCCAACTTGTATTATTTCACGAAAAGAGTGCTTGTTTATGATATTTCtattttactttttttatttcacctttatttaaccaggtaggccagttgggaACAAGTTgtgatttacaactgcgacctggccaagataaagcaaagcagtgcgacacaaacaacaacacagagttacatatggaataaacaaacgtacagtcaataacacaatagggggaaaaagtatatatacagtgtgtgcaaatggcgtgaggaggtaaggcagtaaataggccatagtaacgaagtaattacaatttagcaaattaacactggagtgatagatgtgcagatggtgatgtgcaagtagaaatactggtgtgcaaaagagcaaaaaaagttaataaaaacaatagggggatgaggtaggtaagattggatgggctatttacagatgggctgtgtacagctgcagcgatcggttagctgctcagatagatgatgtttaaagttagtgagggagatatgagtctccaacttcagcaatttttgcaattcgttccagtcattggcagcagagaactggaaggaaaggcggccaaagaaggtgttggctatggggatgaccagtgagatatacctgctggagcgcgtgctacgggtgggtgttgttatcgtgaccagtgagctgagataaggcggagctttacctagcaaagtcttatagatgacctggagtcagtgggtctggcgacgaatatgtagcgagggccagccgacgagagcatacaggtcgcagtggtgggtggtatatggggctttggagacaaaacggatggcactgtgattaactgcatccagtttgctgagtagagtgttggagggtattttgtaaatgacatcgtcgaagtcgaggatcggtaggatagtcagttttacgagggtatgtttggcggcgtgagtgaaggaggctttgttgcgaaatatgaAGCGGATTCATGATTTCATTTTggtttggagatgtttaatataagtctggaaggagagtttacagtctagccagacacctagctatttgtagttgtccacatatacaGTAATTCACTTAATAAATGTTCTAAAAATATCCGATTTTGCTTGGTGTTTTAGTAAAATCCACCTTCTGGTGGTATGGATAATTTATTGTGTCTCCAGAGAAACCTAGATTCAAATAAAGGTCCCATCTATCAAATTATTACAGGTGGAATTAGGTGTTTTAGCTGGGGTCCAAATGACCCCAAAGTTATAATTAAGAACAAGGTTATTGACAAAGTCCGGAAAAAGTTTAAGAATTGAATAAACCACCTTTGAGCTATGATAATAAATATGCCTCTGCGGTAAAATGACCCCAGTCGGTAGTATGATGGTTAATAATAGTTAATTCTTTAAAATGAATTGTTTTACAATAAAATAACTTTTTTTAAGAAGCTAAAATAACTCAAATAAAATAATAGCAATAATATTGCTAACCAAAAGCCATGCTAAGAAGGTTTTCAAAATACTGCAATAGGTGTTGAGGTTTTTGTACAGGGATATTTTGTAAAAGATATGACAAATGATACAAATTAGAGCATAATAGGGACTGGCATAACAAACATAGTAAGTAAAGAAGGTGAGGGGAGCAATCTGGTGGCATGTTTACATTTTAGGCTGTGGCTG
Coding sequences:
- the capn8 gene encoding calpain-8, translating into MSSIANHLARRQAREEGEGNNDKAIPFNKQDFQTLRRECLESGKLFSDTSFPADWNSLGYNELGRYSSKTRGVEWKRPKELCSNPQFIVEGATRTDICQGALGDCWLLAALASLTLDKDILARVVPPGQSFEENYAGIFHFQFWQYGQWVDVVIDDRLPTREGKLLFVHSAEGSEFWSALLEKAYAKVNSSYEALSGGSTTEGFEDFTGGIAETYNLSKAPQYLFQIMKKALGLGSLLGCSIDITSAYETEAVTRQKLVKGHAYSITAAEEVHLHGTPVELVRIRNPWGQVEWTGAWSDDSREWDGVRPEEKSKLDHSAEDGEFWMAYSDFLRQYSKLEICNLTPDTLVSDEVGRWNHYQFEGMWRVGSTAGGCRNNAATFCSNPQFAIKLDDVDDDPLDGKNGCTFLVGLMQKDGRKERRFSRDLNTIGFSIYQVPDEYKGRTNIHLGPDVLLRQKSVAMSNTFINLREICDRFTLPPGEYVIIPSTFEPHKKGSFLLRVFSEKHAATSPMEEDISGEVDEPDITEGDVDPYFKRLFSQIAGSDSEVSAFELQKILNRVVTQRSHVKTDGFSLETCRHIISLLDMDGNAKLGLVEFHTLWTKIQKYLEIFKSHDSDNSGTISTHEMRGALSEAGFQLNSEVLQLIVSRYANSEYSMDFDCFMGCLIRLEMLFKMFKTLDKQDSGKIELDALQWVCLGLN